In a single window of the Vicugna pacos chromosome 8, VicPac4, whole genome shotgun sequence genome:
- the EZR gene encoding ezrin isoform X2 has product MRSWSSPSSQIQQENSFLIRVMDQHKLTRDQWEDRIQVWHAEHRGMLKDSAMLEYLKIAQDLEMYGINYFEIKNKKGTDLWLGVDALGLNIYEKDDKLTPKIGFPWSEIRNISFNDKKFVIKPIDKKAPDFVFYAPRLRINKRILQLCMGNHELYMRRRKPDTIEVQQMKAQAREEKHQKQLERQQLESEKKRRETVEREKEQMMREKEELMLRLQDYEEKTRKAERELSDQIQRALRLEEERKRAQEEAERLEADRMAALRAKEELERQAADQIKSQEQLATELAEYTAKIALLEEARRRKENEVEEWQLRAKEAQDDLVKTKEELHLVMSAPPPPPPPVYEPVSYHVRESPQEEGTEYTGYSAELSSEGILDDRNEEKRITEAEKNERVQRQLMTLTNELSQARDENKRTHNDIIHNENMRQGRDKYKTLRQIRQGNTKQRIDEFEAM; this is encoded by the exons ATGCGGAGCTGGAGTTCGCCATCCAGCCAAATACAACAGGAAAACAGCTTTTTGATCAG AGTCATGGACCAGCACAAGCTCACCAGGGACCAGTGGGAGGACCGGATCCAGGTGTGGCATGCCGAGCACCGCGGGATGCTCAA AGACAGTGCTATGTTGGAGTATCTGAAGATTGCCCAGGACCTGGAAATGTATGGAATCAACTattttgagataaaaaataagaaaggaacagACCTTTGGCTTGGAGTTGATGCCCTTGGACTAAATATTTATGAGAAAGATGATAA gtTGACCCCAAAGATTGGCTTCCCGTGGAGTGAAATCAGGAACATCTCTTTCAACGACAAGAAGTTTGTCATTAAGCCCATCGACAAGAAGGCGCCT GACTTCGTGTTCTATGCTCCCCGCCTGCGAATCAACAAGCGGATCCTGCAGCTCTGCATGGGGAACCACGAGCTGTACATGCGCCGCAGGAAGCCCGACACCATCGAGGTGCAGCAGATGAAGGCCCAGGCCCGGGAGGAGAAGCACCAGAAGCAGCTGGAGCG GCAGCAATTGGAATCTGAGAAGAAACGGAGAGAAACggttgagagagaaaaagagcagaTGATGCGCGAGAAGGAGGAACTGATGCTCAGGCTGCAAGACTACGAGGAGAAAACCCGGAAGGCGGAGAGAG AGCTCTCGGACCAGATCCAGAGAGCCCTGCggctggaggaagagaggaagcgaGCGCAGGAGGAGGCGGAGCGCCTGGAGGCCGACCGCATGGCCGCGCTGCGAGCCAAGGAGGAGCTGGAGAGGCAGGCGGCAGATCAGATAAAGAGCCAGGAGCAGCTG GCCACGGAACTTGCAGAGTACACAGCCAAGATCGCCCTCCTGGAAGAGGCGCGGAGACGCAAGGAGAACGAGGTGGAGGAGTGGCAGCTCCGG GCCAAAGAAGCACAGGATGACCTGGTGAAGACTAAGGAGGAGCTGCACCTGGTGATgtctgcccccccgcccccgccgccccctgTGTACGAGCCCGTGAGCTACCACGTCCGGGAGAGCCCACAGGAGGAAGGCACGGAGTACACGGGCTACAGCGCCGAGCTGTCCAGCGAGGGCATCCTGGACGACCGCAACGAGGAGAAGCGGATCACCGAAGCCGAGAAGAACGAGCGCGTGCAGCGGCAGCTGATG ACGCTGACCAATGAGCTGTCCCAGGCCAGAGACGAGAACAAGCGGACCCACAACGACATCATCCACAACGAGAACATGAGGCAAGGCCGGGACAAGTACAAGACGCTGCGGCAGATCCGGCAGGGCAACACCAAGCAGCGCATCGACGAGTTTGAGGCCATGTGA
- the EZR gene encoding ezrin isoform X1, with protein sequence MPKPINVRVTTMDAELEFAIQPNTTGKQLFDQVVKTIGLREVWYFGLQYVDNKGFPTWLKLDKKVSAQELRKENPLLFKFRAKFYPEDVSEELIQDITQKLFFLQVKEGILSDEIYCPPETAVLLGSYAVQAKFGDYNKELHKAGYLSNERLIPQRVMDQHKLTRDQWEDRIQVWHAEHRGMLKDSAMLEYLKIAQDLEMYGINYFEIKNKKGTDLWLGVDALGLNIYEKDDKLTPKIGFPWSEIRNISFNDKKFVIKPIDKKAPDFVFYAPRLRINKRILQLCMGNHELYMRRRKPDTIEVQQMKAQAREEKHQKQLERQQLESEKKRRETVEREKEQMMREKEELMLRLQDYEEKTRKAERELSDQIQRALRLEEERKRAQEEAERLEADRMAALRAKEELERQAADQIKSQEQLATELAEYTAKIALLEEARRRKENEVEEWQLRAKEAQDDLVKTKEELHLVMSAPPPPPPPVYEPVSYHVRESPQEEGTEYTGYSAELSSEGILDDRNEEKRITEAEKNERVQRQLMTLTNELSQARDENKRTHNDIIHNENMRQGRDKYKTLRQIRQGNTKQRIDEFEAM encoded by the exons aTCAATGTCCGAGTCACCACCATGGATGCGGAGCTGGAGTTCGCCATCCAGCCAAATACAACAGGAAAACAGCTTTTTGATCAG GTGGTTAAGACTATCGGCCTTCGGGAAGTGTGGTACTTTGGCCTCCAGTATGTGGATAATAAAGGATTTCCTACCTGGTTGAAACTTGATAAAAAG GTGTCGGCCCAGGAGCTCAGAAAGGAGAATCCTCTCCTGTTCAAGTTCCGGGCCAAGTTCTACCCGGAAGACGTGTCTGAGGAGCTCATCCAGGACATCACGCAGAAGCTCTTCTTCCTGCAAGTGAAGGAGGGGATTCTGAGCGACGAGATCTACTGCCCGCCCGAGACGGCCGTGCTGCTGGGCTCCTATGCCGTGCAGGCCAAGTTCGGAGACTACAACAAGGAGCTGCACAAGGCCGGGTACCTCAGCAACGAGCGGCTGATCCCCCAGAG AGTCATGGACCAGCACAAGCTCACCAGGGACCAGTGGGAGGACCGGATCCAGGTGTGGCATGCCGAGCACCGCGGGATGCTCAA AGACAGTGCTATGTTGGAGTATCTGAAGATTGCCCAGGACCTGGAAATGTATGGAATCAACTattttgagataaaaaataagaaaggaacagACCTTTGGCTTGGAGTTGATGCCCTTGGACTAAATATTTATGAGAAAGATGATAA gtTGACCCCAAAGATTGGCTTCCCGTGGAGTGAAATCAGGAACATCTCTTTCAACGACAAGAAGTTTGTCATTAAGCCCATCGACAAGAAGGCGCCT GACTTCGTGTTCTATGCTCCCCGCCTGCGAATCAACAAGCGGATCCTGCAGCTCTGCATGGGGAACCACGAGCTGTACATGCGCCGCAGGAAGCCCGACACCATCGAGGTGCAGCAGATGAAGGCCCAGGCCCGGGAGGAGAAGCACCAGAAGCAGCTGGAGCG GCAGCAATTGGAATCTGAGAAGAAACGGAGAGAAACggttgagagagaaaaagagcagaTGATGCGCGAGAAGGAGGAACTGATGCTCAGGCTGCAAGACTACGAGGAGAAAACCCGGAAGGCGGAGAGAG AGCTCTCGGACCAGATCCAGAGAGCCCTGCggctggaggaagagaggaagcgaGCGCAGGAGGAGGCGGAGCGCCTGGAGGCCGACCGCATGGCCGCGCTGCGAGCCAAGGAGGAGCTGGAGAGGCAGGCGGCAGATCAGATAAAGAGCCAGGAGCAGCTG GCCACGGAACTTGCAGAGTACACAGCCAAGATCGCCCTCCTGGAAGAGGCGCGGAGACGCAAGGAGAACGAGGTGGAGGAGTGGCAGCTCCGG GCCAAAGAAGCACAGGATGACCTGGTGAAGACTAAGGAGGAGCTGCACCTGGTGATgtctgcccccccgcccccgccgccccctgTGTACGAGCCCGTGAGCTACCACGTCCGGGAGAGCCCACAGGAGGAAGGCACGGAGTACACGGGCTACAGCGCCGAGCTGTCCAGCGAGGGCATCCTGGACGACCGCAACGAGGAGAAGCGGATCACCGAAGCCGAGAAGAACGAGCGCGTGCAGCGGCAGCTGATG ACGCTGACCAATGAGCTGTCCCAGGCCAGAGACGAGAACAAGCGGACCCACAACGACATCATCCACAACGAGAACATGAGGCAAGGCCGGGACAAGTACAAGACGCTGCGGCAGATCCGGCAGGGCAACACCAAGCAGCGCATCGACGAGTTTGAGGCCATGTGA